In the Hyphomonadaceae bacterium BL14 genome, one interval contains:
- the pseF gene encoding pseudaminic acid cytidylyltransferase, translated as MSICVIPARGGSKRIPRKNIREFLGKPMIAWPILASIDCGFFERIVVSTDDDEIAEVAERFGAEVPFRRSADLADDYTPTVPVIADAIARLGVPPRTPVCCLYATSPFVAPADLSRGLIRLEETDAPFVLSVTTFPFPIQRALRRSRSGNVEMLHPEQMQTRSQDLEEAWHDAGQFYWGRAKSWATRPWVFDSGTQGVAVPRHRVQDIDTEEDWQRAERMMRGLHQEGVGI; from the coding sequence ATGAGTATTTGTGTGATCCCGGCAAGAGGCGGTTCGAAGCGGATACCTCGAAAGAACATCCGAGAATTCTTGGGGAAGCCGATGATTGCATGGCCGATCCTTGCCTCCATTGATTGCGGCTTCTTCGAACGCATCGTTGTCTCGACGGATGATGATGAAATTGCGGAGGTCGCCGAGCGTTTCGGCGCCGAAGTGCCTTTCCGGAGAAGTGCGGACCTGGCTGATGATTACACACCCACGGTTCCCGTCATCGCCGACGCAATCGCCAGACTTGGCGTGCCGCCGCGTACGCCCGTCTGCTGTCTTTACGCGACCTCGCCTTTCGTTGCTCCTGCCGATCTGTCTCGAGGCCTAATTCGGCTCGAAGAAACTGACGCTCCATTCGTTTTAAGCGTGACGACCTTCCCTTTTCCAATTCAGCGTGCACTGCGCCGTAGCCGATCGGGCAATGTGGAGATGTTGCATCCGGAACAGATGCAAACCCGATCGCAAGACCTTGAAGAGGCCTGGCACGATGCTGGGCAGTTCTACTGGGGTCGCGCAAAAAGTTGGGCAACTAGGCCTTGGGTATTTGATTCTGGCACTCAAGGCGTAGCGGTGCCACGACACAGGGTGCAGGATATCGATACCGAAGAGGATTGGCAGCGAGCCGAGCGGATGATGCGGGGGCTGCACCAAGAAGGGGTTGGGATTTGA